One Actinosynnema pretiosum DNA segment encodes these proteins:
- a CDS encoding scabin-related ADP-ribosyltransferase, protein MIIWRKAPDYLNPENALFRREGTPPEQVFAEGFRPGGDEFGLDHHVMLGQVGRSAFVSFSLGVENPLLQRPDERAATVVRDSRSWVKVEYLYQVFHPNGLHVDATWHERGLPPLPAEQRGQLLIPGGVPGALVKEAIPLLLAYRLDEYGYLYLHSKTFKDTIPNEAFAPDEVEWVGSTGAQK, encoded by the coding sequence ATGATCATCTGGCGGAAAGCCCCCGACTACCTGAACCCGGAGAACGCGCTCTTCCGGCGCGAGGGCACGCCTCCCGAGCAGGTCTTCGCCGAGGGCTTCCGGCCGGGCGGCGACGAGTTCGGCCTCGACCACCACGTCATGCTGGGCCAGGTCGGGCGGAGCGCGTTCGTGTCCTTCTCCCTCGGGGTGGAGAACCCGCTGCTCCAGCGCCCCGACGAGCGGGCTGCGACAGTGGTCCGGGACAGCAGGAGCTGGGTCAAGGTCGAGTACCTGTACCAGGTCTTCCACCCGAACGGGCTGCACGTGGACGCCACCTGGCACGAGCGGGGGCTCCCGCCGCTCCCCGCGGAGCAGCGCGGGCAGCTGCTGATCCCCGGCGGCGTGCCGGGCGCGCTGGTGAAGGAGGCGATCCCGCTCCTGCTCGCCTACCGGCTCGACGAGTACGGGTACCTCTACCTCCACTCGAAGACCTTCAAGGACACCATCCCCAACGAAGCCTTCGCCCCCGACGAGGTCGAGTGGGTCGGCAGCACCGGAGCGCAGAAGTGA
- a CDS encoding phosphotransferase family protein: protein MDELITAMGALAGAEDGSGAVEVVAVRGDVVVVRVGDVVLKAHERGTDGSALGVRLEVARGLGGVLLAPLGPPVEVLGRVVTRWPFGEAVPQSAPEEFPLADAGRLLAALHLAPVPPGTPEAGAWSRMARAVREVPAGAPGADVVRGAFGTLPDPPRGSALIHGDWHLGQLLRHGGAWRLIDLDDLGRGHPAWDLARPAALLLAGVLDGREWDRLLTAYLGAGGPAVDPADPWAALEAPARALVVQLAARALSASVRDGVPLEPAQEALVATCDRIVSAHRGPRRG, encoded by the coding sequence GTGGACGAGTTGATCACCGCGATGGGCGCGCTCGCCGGGGCCGAGGACGGCTCCGGCGCGGTCGAGGTCGTCGCGGTGCGCGGGGACGTCGTGGTCGTGCGGGTCGGGGACGTCGTGCTCAAGGCGCACGAGCGCGGCACCGACGGCTCGGCGCTCGGGGTTCGGCTGGAGGTCGCGCGCGGGCTCGGCGGGGTGCTGCTCGCGCCGCTCGGGCCGCCGGTCGAGGTGCTGGGGCGGGTGGTGACGCGGTGGCCCTTCGGGGAGGCCGTGCCGCAGTCCGCGCCCGAGGAGTTCCCGCTGGCGGACGCCGGGCGGTTGCTGGCCGCGCTGCACCTGGCGCCCGTGCCGCCCGGCACGCCCGAGGCGGGGGCCTGGAGCCGGATGGCGCGGGCCGTGCGGGAGGTGCCCGCCGGGGCGCCCGGCGCGGACGTCGTGCGGGGCGCGTTCGGCACGCTGCCCGACCCGCCGCGCGGGTCCGCGCTGATCCACGGCGACTGGCACCTCGGGCAGCTGCTGCGCCACGGCGGCGCCTGGCGGCTCATCGACCTCGACGACCTCGGCCGGGGCCACCCCGCCTGGGACCTCGCCCGGCCCGCCGCGCTGCTGCTCGCCGGGGTGCTCGACGGGCGCGAGTGGGACCGGCTGCTCACCGCCTACCTGGGCGCGGGCGGGCCGGCCGTCGACCCCGCCGACCCGTGGGCCGCGCTGGAGGCGCCCGCCCGCGCGCTCGTCGTGCAGCTGGCGGCTCGGGCGCTGAGCGCGTCGGTCCGCGACGGCGTGCCGCTGGAACCCGCTCAGGAAGCCCTGGTCGCGACCTGCGACCGGATCGTCTCGGCCCACCGGGGACCGCGCCGCGGCTAA
- a CDS encoding TFIIB-type zinc ribbon-containing protein yields the protein MQCPKCHAQMRTYDRMGVHIEQCDGCRGVFLDYGELEAITRLEKQMATPPPPPPAAAPAPAQVHYVQQPPPVWGQPHYGGHYGHRKHRGLSGLFYSS from the coding sequence ATGCAGTGTCCCAAGTGCCATGCGCAGATGCGCACCTATGACCGGATGGGCGTGCACATCGAGCAGTGCGACGGCTGCCGGGGCGTCTTCCTCGACTACGGCGAGCTGGAGGCGATCACCCGGCTGGAGAAGCAGATGGCCACCCCGCCGCCGCCCCCTCCCGCCGCCGCGCCCGCGCCCGCGCAGGTCCACTACGTGCAGCAGCCGCCGCCCGTCTGGGGCCAGCCGCACTACGGCGGCCACTACGGCCACCGCAAGCACCGCGGCCTGTCCGGCCTGTTCTACTCCTCGTGA